The following coding sequences are from one Candidatus Nitrosopumilus sp. SW window:
- a CDS encoding Lrp/AsnC ligand binding domain-containing protein, with product MQAYVLLSCTGGSEINLISELKEIPEIVEINGVWGKYDIFLKLSTSDTGKIDKIVQKIRSYPDVTDTYTMHVLYGQGGSIDDD from the coding sequence ATGCAAGCATATGTCCTTCTCTCCTGTACTGGTGGAAGTGAAATTAATCTTATTTCTGAACTTAAAGAAATTCCTGAAATAGTTGAGATAAACGGAGTGTGGGGAAAATACGATATTTTTCTCAAACTATCTACCTCTGATACAGGTAAGATAGACAAAATTGTTCAAAAAATAAGGAGTTATCCTGACGTAACCGATACCTATACCATGCATGTATTGTATGGTCAAGGAGGTAGCATTGATGATGACTAA
- a CDS encoding DUF6659 family protein, with protein sequence MGLLSVEEIRNLDKACQELLQENKIRHVGVINELGRLVAGGFKKGVNPLLSDDKVRMVYMQMQLDFNMRQELDDSLGPIDYIASRRTKQLIMSVPIGENLVLITAEPDADDKEIIKKAEELFDGISISTV encoded by the coding sequence ATGGGACTTTTGTCAGTTGAGGAAATACGAAATCTCGATAAAGCTTGTCAGGAACTCTTACAAGAAAATAAGATAAGGCACGTGGGAGTGATAAATGAGCTTGGAAGGCTTGTCGCAGGCGGATTCAAAAAAGGAGTAAATCCGTTATTGTCTGATGATAAAGTAAGAATGGTGTATATGCAAATGCAGCTTGATTTTAACATGAGACAAGAACTTGATGATTCACTAGGCCCTATTGATTATATTGCATCAAGGAGAACAAAACAACTTATCATGAGCGTTCCTATTGGAGAGAATTTAGTATTGATTACTGCAGAACCTGATGCAGACGACAAAGAAATTATCAAAAAAGCAGAAGAATTGTTTGATGGTATCTCAATCTCTACTGTGTAA
- a CDS encoding dicarboxylate/amino acid:cation symporter, with amino-acid sequence METRSFTQPIPQIKYLVKNKLWAQVLVALFVGLLVGLALGPETGWVEKETSEVITDWLSIPANLFLKIIQMIIVPLIFASIIRGLTSSGSIEQLQKLGLGAAVYFVITTAIALTIGIAIATTIEPGNFIDSDLIRESFGIEDLDPVESYELSIHDIPQSIVGLVPSNPLSSFMSGEMLSIIIFALIVGVAMITLPHKSSKPILDLLESIQDFTMKVVSWAMRLAPFAAFGLMAGIVSKIGLSALTGLGAYMATVVAGLFVMMIVYVIIIKFFAKRPLASTLAIIKEPQLLAFSTSSSAATMPVSIKTAEEKLKVKPKVSQFIIPLGATINMDGTAMYQIIAVFFLAQLFDVNLSFTTIILIALTSLAASIGAPSAPGTGIVILSTILIAAGVPAVGVVLLLGVDRILDMTRTMVNVTGDLTACMFFDKRAKIEEPPKVES; translated from the coding sequence ATGGAAACAAGGTCTTTCACACAGCCCATCCCCCAGATAAAATATCTTGTAAAAAATAAGCTTTGGGCACAGGTGTTAGTTGCATTGTTTGTGGGATTGTTGGTAGGCCTTGCATTAGGACCTGAAACAGGATGGGTTGAAAAAGAAACTTCCGAAGTGATAACAGACTGGCTATCAATTCCTGCCAATCTGTTTCTAAAAATCATTCAAATGATCATAGTTCCATTAATCTTTGCATCAATCATCAGAGGTTTGACATCTTCAGGAAGTATTGAACAGTTACAAAAACTTGGATTGGGGGCTGCAGTGTATTTTGTAATAACTACTGCAATAGCACTTACAATTGGTATTGCTATTGCTACTACAATAGAACCAGGTAATTTCATTGATAGCGATTTGATTAGAGAAAGTTTTGGAATTGAGGATTTAGACCCAGTTGAAAGTTATGAACTTTCAATTCACGATATTCCTCAAAGCATAGTAGGTTTGGTTCCAAGCAATCCACTTTCTTCATTCATGTCCGGAGAGATGTTAAGCATAATCATTTTTGCATTAATTGTGGGCGTTGCAATGATCACACTACCACATAAAAGTTCAAAACCAATTCTTGATTTGTTAGAATCCATTCAAGATTTTACAATGAAGGTAGTGTCATGGGCAATGCGTCTTGCCCCGTTTGCAGCATTTGGACTGATGGCAGGAATAGTTTCAAAAATTGGACTTTCTGCGTTAACAGGACTTGGAGCATATATGGCAACAGTAGTTGCAGGACTTTTTGTAATGATGATAGTATACGTAATAATTATCAAATTTTTTGCAAAAAGACCTTTGGCATCTACTCTGGCAATCATAAAGGAGCCTCAGCTTCTAGCATTTTCAACATCGAGTTCTGCAGCAACAATGCCAGTATCTATCAAAACAGCAGAAGAAAAACTAAAGGTCAAACCCAAAGTTTCCCAATTCATTATTCCGTTAGGAGCCACAATTAACATGGACGGTACTGCCATGTATCAAATAATTGCAGTATTTTTCTTGGCACAGTTATTTGATGTCAATCTAAGCTTTACAACAATAATTTTAATTGCGCTGACGTCTCTTGCAGCATCAATTGGTGCCCCATCTGCACCAGGAACTGGAATTGTAATACTTTCAACAATTCTGATTGCGGCAGGAGTTCCAGCAGTTGGAGTTGTTTTACTTTTAGGTGTGGATAGAATATTAGATATGACTAGAACCATGGTTAATGTTACAGGAGACCTTACTGCCTGTATGTTCTTTGATAAAAGAGCAAAGATAGAAGAGCCGCCTAAAGTAGAATCATAA
- a CDS encoding DUF5654 family protein: MADDSEPTSIKHEILDKIAALIAAAFGLVAALAWNEAIKALFREYFGPTDQVGPMIVYAIIVTIIAVILTIIVARAASKAKGLLGKRDYKCALCKYKTYVESEFMEHLSKEHSASDDKFISK, from the coding sequence ATGGCAGATGATTCTGAACCAACTTCAATCAAACATGAAATTTTAGATAAAATTGCAGCTTTGATTGCAGCAGCTTTTGGTTTAGTTGCTGCTCTAGCCTGGAATGAGGCCATTAAAGCACTGTTTCGTGAATATTTTGGCCCTACTGATCAAGTGGGTCCCATGATAGTTTATGCAATCATCGTAACCATAATTGCTGTGATTTTAACGATCATTGTTGCACGAGCTGCATCAAAAGCAAAGGGTCTTCTTGGAAAACGTGACTACAAATGCGCTTTATGTAAATACAAAACATACGTAGAATCTGAATTTATGGAGCATCTTTCCAAAGAGCACTCTGCTAGTGATGACAAGTTTATCTCCAAATAA
- a CDS encoding MFS transporter, with the protein MQKVQVNNLVRSATFFQHAGISIIFVFMPIIAQGVTESVFEIGLLVASFSFAQILSEIYFGRHSDKKGTRLKFIRIGFIGCAIAFGMHYFATDLSMFFLVRIAAGIASGIMIPAMIAYTYEANHDKKRAATVISFHALGWMAGIAAAGLANDLQLIFLISAASFVVGLLFTIKLPNPEQEKEVEPGTTKRVISKNKFLFLSLLLRHIGAAAVWVILPIMIVDKWGGELYHISIVYTANTMTAFILMNVMASKIHLSNVTKFKIGIGCTTFVFIGLSFVSEWWMAMPFMSLVGATWAFLFIGGNFHLMENNPRSTSTGIFSSTLSIATVVGPVIAGTIAFLFDYVAVMYFAIVIIVCAFAVSLKVRN; encoded by the coding sequence ATGCAAAAAGTTCAAGTAAACAATCTAGTACGTAGTGCCACATTTTTTCAGCACGCTGGAATCTCCATTATCTTTGTATTCATGCCCATTATTGCCCAAGGCGTCACAGAATCAGTCTTTGAGATAGGGCTTTTGGTAGCCTCGTTTAGTTTTGCCCAAATTTTATCTGAGATTTATTTTGGCAGGCACTCTGACAAAAAAGGAACAAGGCTCAAGTTCATTAGAATTGGGTTCATTGGCTGTGCAATTGCGTTTGGAATGCATTATTTTGCAACAGATCTTTCCATGTTCTTTCTTGTAAGAATTGCAGCGGGAATTGCAAGTGGAATAATGATTCCCGCAATGATTGCATACACATATGAGGCAAATCATGACAAAAAAAGGGCTGCAACAGTAATCTCATTTCATGCATTAGGATGGATGGCAGGAATTGCAGCAGCTGGACTTGCAAATGATTTGCAATTAATTTTCTTGATTAGTGCAGCATCATTTGTAGTGGGATTATTATTTACAATTAAACTTCCAAATCCAGAACAAGAAAAAGAAGTAGAGCCTGGTACTACAAAAAGAGTTATTTCAAAAAACAAATTTCTTTTCTTGTCATTATTACTACGACATATTGGAGCAGCAGCAGTTTGGGTAATTCTCCCAATAATGATTGTAGATAAATGGGGCGGAGAACTTTATCACATATCAATTGTATACACAGCAAATACCATGACTGCTTTTATCTTGATGAATGTAATGGCAAGCAAAATTCATCTTTCAAATGTTACCAAATTCAAGATAGGAATTGGTTGTACAACATTTGTCTTTATAGGATTATCATTTGTAAGTGAATGGTGGATGGCAATGCCATTCATGTCATTAGTTGGCGCAACTTGGGCATTCTTGTTTATTGGAGGAAACTTTCATCTAATGGAAAACAATCCACGTTCAACTTCGACTGGGATTTTTAGTTCAACATTGTCAATTGCAACAGTTGTAGGTCCTGTAATTGCAGGAACAATTGCATTTTTGTTTGACTATGTTGCAGTGATGTATTTTGCAATTGTAATTATTGTGTGTGCGTTTGCAGTATCACTTAAAGTTAGAAATTAA
- a CDS encoding homocysteine S-methyltransferase family protein, producing MTEKESFLNALQNRVLLFDGAMGTEIQKFNPKPEDFPNNQDGFNDGLVITHPDWIKQIHRRYLDAGADCIETNSFGSNKIKLDEYGFGDQTIEFNKKIAQLAFEVCQEYSDRPRYVIGSMGPSGFLPSSNDPDLGQKPLDEIREAFKLQAEGLILGGVDALLIETSQDILEVKLVIEACHEAMEKTGKKVPIIANTTLDQYGKMLLGTNIQAAYTTVSDMGIDIFGMNCSTGPIEMTPSVRWLDEQNEHNILVVPNAGMPENEGGQAVYKMTPEKMGEALGDFLNQYKKVRIIGGCCGTNPEHIKVLRKVIDEKANSIEG from the coding sequence TTGACTGAAAAAGAATCTTTTCTAAATGCATTACAAAACAGAGTTTTACTTTTTGATGGCGCAATGGGAACTGAAATTCAAAAATTCAATCCAAAACCAGAAGACTTTCCAAACAATCAAGATGGATTCAATGATGGCTTGGTGATAACTCATCCTGATTGGATTAAACAAATTCACAGACGTTATCTGGATGCCGGAGCTGATTGTATTGAAACAAATTCTTTTGGCTCAAACAAAATTAAACTAGATGAATACGGTTTTGGTGATCAAACAATTGAATTTAATAAAAAAATTGCACAACTCGCATTTGAAGTATGTCAAGAATATTCTGACCGACCACGATATGTGATTGGTTCTATGGGTCCTTCTGGATTTCTTCCAAGCTCAAATGATCCTGATTTGGGACAAAAACCCCTTGATGAAATCCGAGAAGCATTCAAACTTCAAGCAGAAGGGCTGATTCTTGGCGGTGTTGATGCATTACTAATTGAAACAAGTCAAGATATTTTGGAAGTAAAATTGGTAATTGAAGCATGCCATGAGGCCATGGAAAAAACTGGAAAAAAAGTTCCAATAATTGCAAACACCACTCTGGATCAATATGGAAAGATGTTGCTTGGAACAAACATCCAAGCTGCATACACCACTGTTTCTGATATGGGAATTGACATTTTTGGAATGAATTGTTCTACTGGTCCAATTGAGATGACGCCAAGTGTAAGGTGGCTTGATGAGCAAAATGAACATAATATTTTGGTGGTTCCAAATGCCGGCATGCCTGAAAATGAAGGTGGTCAGGCAGTATACAAGATGACTCCTGAGAAGATGGGTGAAGCATTGGGTGATTTTCTTAATCAATACAAAAAAGTTCGAATAATTGGAGGATGCTGCGGAACAAATCCTGAACACATCAAAGTTCTAAGAAAAGTAATTGACGAAAAAGCCAACTCTATAGAGGGTTAA